In Fusarium oxysporum Fo47 chromosome IX, complete sequence, the following proteins share a genomic window:
- a CDS encoding kinase-like domain-containing protein, giving the protein MMTVQNDLTYRGVSGQQLALEDRFEVLKEIGDGSFGSVVLGRVRTAGANVARRGTVVAIKTMKKSFESLAPCLELREVVFLRTLPQHPHLVPALDIFLDPYTKKLHIAMEYMEGNLYQLMKARDHKCLDNASVKSILFQIMQGLEHIHSHHFFHRDIKPENILVTTSGHNESGNTFRRYSALVTPPSTPPTYTVKIADFGLARETHSKLPYTTYVSTRWYRAPEVLLRAGEYSAPVDIWAVGAMAVEIATLKPLFPGGNEVDQVWRVCEIMGSPGNWYNKSGNRVGGGDWREGTRLAGKLGFSFPKMAPHAMDTILQTPQWPTSLSQFVTWCLMWDPKNRPTSSQALAHEYFADAVDPMRPKSSASRILGRKQSDLSRSSKEAATTTPTSVKQSWFRKSLIGRSESTDLATMQAQTKDSTAPRPAPVHASSAVEASTAKVRPAAGKRTTWTNGPSNVAPMPILPTARPISPIPDAVNARANNTYDDSYANGHGQGKTKKLGRQLSVASSTNNYTEMHRQQAERALNGNSGLASPPSGQKESFFSHLRKRARRFSGRHQTPVSPAYDDDLEAQVGCGPWASNRSSMVIDQSQQQAPIPKSEVYESLDKALRDVQNNLDSRPPVPPSHQISPTSTLKRHHSLPQHQARSVDNLIGAARGGPISSRTRRAQATHGVHQYEAPDEEDELLDEALTSTQRAVKRMEQNQNKPLRQSASNIGLMNPYPTPSPSANGNQVLFADGHEAVTPRPLDLNKKTDNQYKWPTPPYEESEWAASAAASIWAAGSRF; this is encoded by the exons ATGATGACTGTTCAAAATGACTTGACCTATCGGGGTGTTTCTGGTCAACAGCTTGCCCTCGAGGATCGATTCGAAGTATTGAAGGAGATTGGCGATGGAAGCTTTGGCAGTGTCGTTCTGGGTAGAGTTCGGACGGCTGGTGCCAACGTTGCTCGCCGAGGTACAGTG GTCGCTATCAAGacaatgaagaagagcttcgagTCGCTAGCACCATGTTTGGAACTCCGCGAGGTCGTCTTCCTTCGCACTctccctcaacatcctcaccTTGTTCCCGCTCTCGACATCTTCTTGGACCCCTacaccaagaagctccatATCGCCATGGAGTACATGGAGGGCAACCTCTACCAACTGATGAAGGCTCGCGACCACAAGTGTCTCGATAATGCCAGCGTCAAGAGCATTCTTTTCCAAATCATGCAAGGTCTCGAACACATTCACTCTCACCACTTTTTCCACCGCGACATCAAGCCCGAAAACATCCTAGTCACTACTTCTGGTCACAATGAATCTGGCAACACCTTCCGCCGATACTCAGCTCTCGTTACTCctccttcaacaccacccaCATACACCGTCAAAATAGCCGATTTCGGTCTCGCCCGAGAGACACACTCAAAGCTCCCCTACACTACTTACGTATCAACAAGATGGTACCGTGCTCCCGAAGTTCTTTTGCGAGCTGGAGAATACTCCGCTCCCGTCGATATCTGGGCTGTTGGTGCCATGGCTGTTGAGATTGCTACATTGAAGCCCTTGTTTCCCGGTGGAAATGAGGTTGATCAAGTTTGGCGAGTTTGTGAGATTATGGGCAGCCCTGGTAACTGGTATAACAAGTCCGGTAACCGCGTCGGTGGAGGAGATTGGCGTGAGGGAACCAGACTCGCTGGCAAGCTTGGTTTCTCATTCCCCAAGATGGCTCCCCATGCTATGGACACCATTCTGCAAACACCCCAATGGCCGACCTCCCTCAGCCAGTTCGTCACTTGGTGCTTAATGTGGGACCCCAAGAACCgcccaacatcatcacaggCTCTTGCTCACGAGTACTTTGCCGATGCCGTTGATCCTATGCGACCCAAgtcttctgcttctcgaaTTCTTGGACGCAAACAGTCTGACCTCAGCCGAAGCAGCAAGGAGGCTGCTACTACTACACCCACATCTGTGAAGCAATCTTGGTTCCGCAAGTCTCTCATCGGACGTTCTGAGAGTACTGACCTGGCTACCATGCAGGCCCAGACAAAGGATTCCACTGCCCCCAGACCCGCACCTGTACATGCTTCATCGGCTGTTGAGGCATCCACTGCAAAGGTTCGCCCAGCTGCCGGAAAGAGGACCACTTGGACAAATGGCCCATCAAACGTGGCGCCCATGCCTATTCTTCCCACTGCGCGACCGATCTCGCCGATCCCTGATGCTGTAAATGCCCGCGCCAACAACACATACGACGACTCTTACGCTAATGGACATGGCCAGGGGAAGACCAAGAAACTTGGCCGACAGCTCTCTGTCGCTTCAAGCACAAACAACTACACAGAAATGCATCGGCAACAGGCCGAAAGGGCACTCAATGGGAATTCTGGCCTCGCCTCCCCTCCGAGTGGACAGAAGGAGAGCTTCTTTTCACATCTCAGAAAGCGTGCGCGGCGGTTCTCGGGACGACATCAGACCCCCGTCTCACCCGCCTATGACGACGACCTGGAGGCCCAGGTTGGATGTGGCCCTTGGGCTAGCAACCGGTCGTCCATGGTTATTGACCAATCGCAACAACAGGCTCCCATTCCTAAATCCGAGGTCTACGAATCCCTGGACAAGGCCCTCCGAGATGTTCAGAACAACCTCGATTCGCGACCTCCCGTTCCGCCCAGTCACCAGATCTCGCCTACCAGCACCCTCAAGCGACATCACTCGcttcctcaacaccaagcccGGTCAGTAGACAACCTGATCGGTGCTGCTCGAGGTGGGCCCATCTCTAGCCGAACCAGGAGGGCCCAAGCGACACATGGCGTACATCAATATGAGGCTcctgatgaggaagacgagcttCTAGACGAGGCTTTGACTTCTACTCAACGGGCCGTCAAGCGCATGGAGCAGAACCAAAATAAGCCTCTTCGACAGTCGGCTAGCAACATTGGGTTGATGAACCCATACCCTACGCCGTCACCCTCTGCCAACGGTAATCAAGTCCTGTTTGCCGATGGTCACGAGGCTGTTACCCCCAGGCCACTGGATCTTAACAAGAAGACTGATAACCAGTATAAGTGGCCCACGCCACCATATGAGGAAAGCGAGTGggcagcatcagcagccGCTAGTATCTGGGCTGCTGGCAGTCGCTTCTAA
- a CDS encoding mitochondrial branched-chain alpha-ketoacid dehydrogenase kinase-domain-containing protein, which yields MSWKASERLMDTIRHYARFPATGVSLRQMVQFGEKPSVGTLFRASQFLAEELPIRLAHRVQELDELPDGLNEMPSVIKVKDWYAQSFELPSDIRNRLMKPSKAIGRNAFRLPAATPNPSIDEGEADGWGGLQNDNGKAKASARRYFAIVDDSSDWPADLHLYNQRFAQTLHHIKRRHDGVVTTMAQGILEYKRRRQRMQIDSTIQSFLDRFYMSRIGIRMLIGQHIALTDQSHHRDPTYVGIICTKTNVQDLAQEAIENARFVCEDHYGLFEAPKVQLVCNPNLNFMYVPGHLSHMLFETLKNSLRAVVETHGMEKQAFPVTKVIVAEGKEDITIKISDEGGGIPRSAIPLVWTYMYTTVDRTPSLDPDFDKSDFKAPMAGFGYGLPISRLYARYFGGDLKLISMEGFPPGFFANDYKAEAARYRNGNRWAMPRRWSTRHHEATIPVHRKSNGFFSYKKGIIVARGRSVRRSKTQTKIYRDTTISATTTRNNKRKSNKKDQTTTITRPSTICPQLYHANRNAQLTWIFERGGKRLVDSRDEDPTTPEHRTMWFTQPEGPLSMEASLKTNVGNLYSLTKRAVARMFGQ from the exons ATGTCGTGGAAAGCTTCAGAGCGTCTGATGGATACTATCCGTCACTATGCTCGGTTTCCCGCCACTGGTGTCAGCTTGCGCCAGATGGTCCAGTTTGGCGAGAAACCCTCAGTCG GAACCCTATTCCGAGCTTCTCAGTTCTTAGCCGAGGAGCTTCCAATCCGTCTAGCTCATCGCGTGCAAGAGCTCGACGAGCTCCCAGATGGCCTTAATGAGATGCCCTCTGTCATTAAAGTCAAAGATTGGTACGCCCAATCGTTCGAG TTACCCTCGGATATCCGAAACCGCCTCATGAAACCCAGCAAAGCTATCGGTCGCAATGCTTTCCGCCTTCCTGCCGCAACCCCTAATCCCTCTATCGACGAGGGCGAAGCCGACGGTTGGGGCGGTCTTCAGAACGACAATGGCAAAGCCAAGGCCTCTGCGCGCCGGTACTTTGCTATTGTTGACGACTCAAGCGACTGGCCCGCCGATCTTCACCTGTACAACCAACGTTTCGCTCAGACTCTGCACCACATCAAGCGCCGTCATGATGGCGTCGTTACCACAATGGCTCAAGGCATCCTCGAATACAAGCGCCGTCGCCAGCGCATGCAGATTGACAGCACCATCCAGTCCTTCCTCGACCGCTTCTACATGTCCCGTATCGGTATCCGCATGCTTATCGGCCAGCACATCGCATTGACAGACCAGAGCCATCATCGCGACCCCACTTATGTCGGTATTATTTGTACCAAGACCAATGTCCAAGATCTCGCTCAGGAAGCCATTGAGAACGCCCGATTTGTCTGTGAGGATCACTATGGTCTTTTCGAAGCTCCCAAGGTCCAACTCGTCTGCAACCCCAACCTGAACTTTATGTACGTTCCCGGTCATCTGTCGCACATGCTCTTCGAGACCCTTAAGAACTCTCTGCGCGCCGTTGTCGAAACCCATGGTATGGAGAAGCAAGCTTTCCCCGTTACAAAGGTTATTGTTGCCGAAGGCAAGGAAGATATCACCATCAAAATCTCTGACGAAGGCGGTGGTATCCCTCGAAGCGCTATCCCTCTCGTTTGGACTTACATGTACACCACTGTCGATCGCACACCAAGCTTAGATCCCGATTTCGATAAGAGCGACTTCAAGGCCCCGATGGCTGGTTTTGGATATGGTTTACCCATCTCACGTTTATACGCGCGCTACTTCGGCGGTGACTTGAAACTCATCAGTATGGAAGG GTTCCCCCCTGGGTTCTTCGCAAACGACTACAAGGCCGAAGCCGCGAGATATCGGAACGGAAACAGGTGGGCGATGCCGAGGCGGTGGTCAACGCGCCACCACGAAGCAACTATACCAGTCCACAGGAAGTCTAATGGGTTTTTTTCTTACAAAAAGGGAATTATCGTCGCCCGCGGGAGATCCGTGCGCCGGAGCAAAACACAGACGAAAATATATCGTGATACTACTATATCAGCAACTACTACAAGAAACAATAAGAGGAAGAGCAACAAGAAGGATCAGACGACGACGATTACGAGGCCGTCCACGATATGCCCGCAGCTATACCACGCCAATAGGAACGCACAACTCACTTGGATATTcgaaagaggaggaaagaGACTAGTCGATTCGAGGGACGAAGATCCTACTACACCAGAACATCGCACCATGTGGTTCACACAACCCGAGGGACCGCTCTCCATGGAGGCCAGTCTAAAAACCAATGTTGGGAATCTCTACAGTCTTACAAAGCGTGCCGTTGCACGCATGTTTGGACAATAA
- a CDS encoding pyridoxal phosphate-dependent transferase, with the protein MTSPAHIGTLSRLPLNLRGGIESVARGRHNVSWPLLNLDLLRNVLLFLFVWRWGRRAFWQLRGRGIIGSVVELYVNIRRILYGYFLRAPGVRNKVQQQVQESLVKLSDKLVPKDQIRYLSLPKDGLPIDSVRAELENLANMDHTRWEDGYVSGAVYHGEEELMQLQTEAFGKFTVANPIHPDVFPGVRKMEAEVVSMVLSIFHAPPGAAGACTSGGTDSILSACLAARQRAYNERGITEPEMILPETAHTAFHKAAQYFKFKVHLVSCPAPDYQVDVKAVSRLINPNTVMLVGSAPNFPHGIMDDIVALSKLAQRKKLWLHVDCCLGSFLVPFLERAGFESQLFDFRLKGVTSISCDTHKYGFAPKGNSTVLYRTAELRKYQYFVSPDWSGGVYASPGMAGSRPGALIAGCWASLMTMGEAGYIDACTKIVGATKKITEAIQSSPLSGELEIIGRPLVSVVAFTSRNLNIYDIADAMGAKGWHLNSLQNPPAIHVAVTLPISKVWENLIADLEAVVEEEREKERVRLVEGKGAHGKAMGDSSALYGVAGSLPNKSVVVDLASGFLDILYKA; encoded by the exons ATGACTTCTCCAGCTCACATTGGGACCCTGTCCCGTCTTCCCCTGAACTTACGTGGTGGTATTGAGAGTGTTGCTCGTGGAAGACACAACGTTTCTTGGCCGTTATTGAACCTCGATCT ATTACGCAATGTTCTCTTATTCCTCTTTGTCTGGCGATGGGGTCGTCGCGCATTCTGGCAGCTCCGAGGTCGCGGAATCATCGGCTCCGTTGTCGAACTCTACGTCAACATTCGTCGCATCCTTTACGGTTATTTCCTCCGAGCTCCAGGCGTGCGAAACAAGGTTCAGCAGCAGGTACAGGAATCTCTAGTCAAGCTATCCGACAAGCTAGTTCCCAAGGACCAGATTCGCTACCTCTCCTTACCAAAAGATGGCCTCCCTATCGACAGCGTTCGCGCCGAGCTTGAGAACCTTGCCAACATGGATCATACCCGCTGGGAGGATGGATATGTCTCTGGCGCTGTCTATCACGGAGAGGAGGAGCTGATGCAGCTCCAGACCGAGGCTTTTGGCAAGTTCACTGTTGCCAATCCTATCCATCCTGATGTCTTCCCTGGTGTTCGCAAGATGGAGGCCGAGGTTGTGAGCATGGTCTTGAGCATCTTTCATGCTCCTCctggtgctgctggtgcttgtACTAGCGGAGGAACCGACAGTATTCTTTCTGCCTGCCTGGCTGCTCGTCAACGAGCTTACAATGAGCGTGGAATTACAGAGCCTGAGAT GATTCTTCCCGAGACTGCCCACACTGCCTTCCACAAGGCTGCTCAGTacttcaagttcaaggttcACCTCGTCTCTTGCCCTGCCCCAGACTACCAGGTCGACGTTAAGGCTGTTTCGCGTCTGATCAACCCCAACACTGTTATGCTTGTCGGCTCTGCGCCCAACTTTCCTCACGGTATTATGGACGACATTGTTGCTCTGTCCAAGCTTGCTCAACGAAAGAAGCTCTGGCTCCACGTTGACTGCTGTCTCGGTTCCTTCTTGGTTCCTTTCCTCGAGCGCGCCGGTTTCGAATCTCAGCTCTTCGATTTCCGACTTAAGGGTGTTACCAGTATCAGCTGCGATACTCACAAGTACGGTTTTGCTCCCAAGGGTAACTCGACTGTCCTGTACCGCACCGCCGAGCTTCGAAAGTACCAGTACTTTGTCTCTCCCGATTGGTCTGGTGGTGTCTACGCTTCTCCCGGTATGGCTGGTTCTCGACCGGGTGCTCTCATTGCTGGTTGCTGGGCTAGTTTGATGACCATGGGTGAGGCCGGATACATCGACGCTTGCACCAAGATCGTGGGAGCTaccaagaagatcaccgAGGCCATTCAGTCCTCGCCACTGAGCGGCGAGCTTGAGATTATTGGCAGACCTCTTGTTTCGGTCGTTGCCTTCACATCCCGCAACCTGAACATCTACGATATTGCCGACGCTATGGGTGCTAAGGGATGGCACCTCAACTCTCTTCAGAACCCTCCTGCTATTCACGTTGCCGTTACCCTGCCCATCTCAAAGGTATGGGAGAACCTCATCGCTGATCTCgaggctgttgttgaagaggagcgTGAGAAGGAGCGTGTTCGTCTTGTCGAAGGCAAGGGCGCCCATGGTAAGGCTATGGGTGATTCCTCAGCCCTGTACGGTGTTGCTGGCTCACTGCCCAACAAgagtgttgttgttgatctggCGAGTGGTTTCTTAGATATCTTGTACAAGGCGTAA
- a CDS encoding galactosyl transferase GMA12/MNN10 family-domain-containing protein, translated as MHFAYPPRKNSNPPPFKQRSSQIPPILRRIRKRTALLLLLGAVGFIFFLFGLKGETPYREHVPSGNPPVVVVTVLDNTQYSDTYLESIRHNREQYALRHGYEAMIVQATDYDTGKSPRSWAKIIAMRHALSKYPDTTYVWFLDQNAYIMELDKKLEEQVMNPAKLESLMIKDWSIVPPDSIIKTFSHLKGEDAGLVISQDEAGLVTNSYILKNGEWAKFFIETWMDPLYQSYNFQKAERHALEHIVQWHPTILSKLALIPQRTFASYGRNKEGNAYRDGDFVTLLVDCTVTGPTSCDKQSHFYLQQLKNKFGDASVKKLQ; from the exons ATGCACTTCGCATACCCCCCTCGCAAGAACTCCAACCCACCACCTTTCAAGCAGCGCTCGTCGCAAATACCGCCAATTCTGCGCCGAATTCGCAAAAGAACAGCGCTTTTACTTCTTCTCGGAGCTGTTGGATTTATATTTTTCCTCTTTGGACTAAAAGGCGAAACGCCGTACCGCGAGCATGTCCCGTCAGGCAATCCCCCGGTTGTTGTTGTGACGGTCTTGGACAATACGCAGTACAGCGACACCTATTTAGAATCGATTCGACACAACCGAGAGCAATATGCGTTAAGGCACG GATATGAAGCCATGATTGTACAAGCGACTGACTACGATACTGGCAAATCCCCGCGATCATGGGCCAAGATTATCGCGATGCGCCATGCGCTGTCGAAATACCCCGATACCACATATGTCTGGTTTCTCGACCAGAACGCTTACATTATGGAGCTCGACAAGAAGTTAGAGGAGCAGGTGATGAATCCGGCGAAACTAGAAAGCCTAATGATTAAGGACTGGTCTATAGTGCCACCGGACAGCATCATTAAGACATTTTCCCACCTGAAGGGTGAAGATGCAGGCCTTGTCATCAGCCAAGACGAAGCAGGGCTGGTAACTAACAGTTACATCCTCAAGAATGGGGAATGGGCCAAGTTCTTTATCGAGACATGGATGGACCCTCTGTACCAGAGCTACAACTTCCAAAAAGCTGAGCGACATGCGCTT GAACATATTGTCCAATGGCACCCTACCATTCTCTCCAAGCTTGCGCTCATCCCCCAGCGCACGTTTGCCTCATACGGCCGCAACAAGGAAGGCAATGCGTACCGTGACGGGGACTTTGTCACCCTCTTGGTCGACTGCACAGTTACAGGCCCGACATCATGTGATAAGCAATCGCATTTCTACCTGCAACAGTTGAAGAACAAGTTTGGCGATGCCAGCGTGAAGAAGCTGCAATGA
- a CDS encoding nucleophile aminohydrolase, whose translation MADRYSFSLTTFSPSGKLVQIEYALNAVNQGITALGIKATNGIVLATEKKSSSPLADQSSLSKISDITPNIGMVYSGMGPDYRVLVDRARKVSHTGYKRIYNEYPPTRILVQDVARVMQEATQSAGVRPYGVSLLVAGWDEGIEPEEENKTTEESEEKKVNRKTGGIHKGGPMLYQVDPSGSYYPWKATAIGKSATKAKTFLEKRYSEELELEDAIHIALLTLKDNIEGEMNGDSIEIGIVGAPADHLLGLEGVDGAVGPRFRKLTPQEIEDYLTSL comes from the exons ATGGCGGACCGATACTCCTTCTCTCTCACAACCTTCTCCCCCAG TGGAAAGCTGGTGCAGATTG AGTATGCCCTCAATGCTGTAAACCAGGGTATTACTGCCCTTGGCATCAAAG CCACCAACGGTATCGTTCTTGCCaccgagaagaagtcatcatcCCCTCTGGCCGACCAGAGCTCCCTCTCCAAGATCAGCGACATCACCCCCAACATCGGCATGGTGTACTCCGGCATGGGCCCTGACTATCGAGTATTGGTGGACCGAGCACGCAAGGTCTCACATACCGGCTACAAGCGCATCTACAACGAGTACCCCCCTACTAGAATATTGGTGCAGGATGTCGCCCGAGTGATGCAGGAGGCCACGCAATCCGCCGGTGTTCGACCTTACGGTGTGAGTCTGCTGGTTGCTGGTTGGGATGAGGGCATCGAGCCTGAGGAGGAAAACAAGACCACCGAGGAGagcgaggagaagaaggtcaacCGAAAGACTGGCGGTATTCACAAGGGCGGCCCTATGCTGTACCAGGTCGATCCCTCTGGCAGTTACTACCCATGGAAGGCTACAGCCATTGGCAAGAGTGCGACAAAGGCCAAGACATTCTTGGAAAAGCGATACTCGGAGGAGCTCGAGCTTGAGGATGCTATCCACATTGCGCTGTTGACCCTGAAGGACAACATCGAGGGTGAGATGAACGGTGACAGCATCGAAATTG GTATTGTTGGTGCTCCCGCAGACCATCTTCTGGGTCTTGAGGGTGTTGACGGGGCTGTTGGACCCCGTTTCAGAAAGCTGACCCCtcaagagattgaggatTACCTGACGAGTCTATGA